From the genome of Phlebotomus papatasi isolate M1 chromosome 2, Ppap_2.1, whole genome shotgun sequence:
ATGTCTCCAAGAGGAACTGAAGTTCAATTGCTCAGTAAAAGGAATTTAGATAAATCCGGGAAGGGTTTCAAACCCTGGACTTTTATGTCTGTGGCTACGTGGTCTGAAGATCCTGAAGGACTTTGGAAGCTCACAATTATTGATACAGTGagaaaaaattgggaaaaattttGTGTACTaagataaaacttttttttgtttttttttttagagcacATTGGGCATGTTCAATTCCGGTTCTTTAATTGACTGCAAACTTATTCTGCATGGAACTAGAGAAATTCCTCCAATTCTCAAGAACGGACCAAGAATTTACAACATGAATTACGTGAGGCgtgtttgagaaattaaaaaaaaacaaaattaattgctacttttagataatttatcgtGTTATAGACTTTGATGTCCGCATTATAAGAATGATCATATTTGCATTTCTTTACCTTTCGGAAGTCTTCACCATCTTTTTCCGCCTCCTCGCCCACCTCCACCTCCACGGCCTCCAAAACCACCGCGGCCTCCAAAACCTCCACGATTTCCACCTCCTCCTCCTCGGCCGCCTCCTCCACGTCCCCCAAAACCACCACCGCCTCTTCCTCTCCCGCCGAAACCACCTCGAGCACCACCGCCACCCCTTCCTCCTGACGAAATAAATTATCATGCAATATGAATTTGCAATAACAAAAGAATAAACAGATCACTACCTCTCCCGCCTCCTGGTTTTCCAACACCCCTTTTCTGTCCAGGTGGAGCCGGAAGGAATCTCGCCAGTGGCAATAATTTATTTGGATCAATAAAAAGCGTCTGCTTCTTCTTAAAGTTGTCCGCCTTCATACATTCGCCCAGTTTCACTGTGATATAGTAATCTCTGATGTTACCAAAGATTTCATCTACCTTTCCCACTTGCTCCTTGTTTTCCAGGTAAATAGGGGCATTGAAATAGGGCACATTTTCAATTTGGGCTTTGCAGACCAAATCATTTTCGCAGGGATATTGGAACTCTCCAAAAGGAATTACATGATCCGGAGGGCCTTGATCAAACATTCTACCTCCACCGCCACGACCACCCCGAAAACCTCCACCTCCTCCTCCTCCGCGACCCCCAAAACCTGTTTCGAAAAGAAAATATCCGCTGTTCATCTGTCCGggaatgtttgtaaacatacaaTTCTAACCTCTACCACCACCTCTTCCACGAAAACTCATTTTTCAGTTGGATTGCGGCACGATATATTATTTCTTATATATGCAATATCTTTGTTTCACTTTTCAAAGCAATCAACTCAAGAAaagtaaattgaaattgtggaaattttgagaaaaaaactcCGGCgtgttttcttttgttttttcacGTGGAGTGGAATATAAACACTGTACATGCAGCGCCAGTAGCAATAATTTGAAACTGTTTGATGCGATGCGCCTCTGTTGGAATTTTGAAGAAGCACTTCATGCCATGGCGGTCCATTCAAGaatcaaaaattctaaaaattctaaaaattaaataaattttggatttttctagAGTTGTAGAACAAGATGAATAATTTCCAGaattatagaaattttggaACCAATTCAATCCCAGGCAAGGGTAAGTAGAGCAAACTattgaataataatttcatTATAATATAAAACACTTTATCTTTGGCACTTATAGATCACTTTGCGAAGATTCCCCAGAAGCtccaaaattttcaagaaaatgttTCCCGCACTGAAAACAATGAACGAATCAAACCACAGAGTTTTTATGCTGGTATATCGGTGCCAGACGGTGATTCCAGCAATATTGGCAATGGGCTTAAAAGGAAAATCCCTGAATCTCTGTTGACCGTGAAGAAGATAATAAGGGTGCACGAAGTTTCAAAGGGGGATAAATTAAATGAGGAGTTCTGCTATAGAGACAATTTATCTGGGAACTCCAGGAAAAAAGGTCCAGAGCAGACAAAATTTGCGCCAATGCCTTCTTTGGTGAgtttaataaaatgttaagAAAAACTTGACGTAACGGTTTTGTACACGTGAATTATGTTATTATGTTGGCTGTTTCATAAAAAGATacctattgaaaaaaatatattttttgaacaataaattaaattaaatattatgtccaacgcacaataaattttgttttgtaaacatggttTTAACTTTTCTATGGGAGTGACTGAGACATAGATCTAATCgcctcgctcactctcacaggaaattttgaaaacatatttacaaacaaaagtcattgtgcgctgAACATTaagataaacttaaaaaatcttagacttaaaaaaaatctatcagtCATGCAATCATAGAAGCCTTTAGAATGTTTTgcgttaaaaaaaatgttaataaggGTGATAGTCATTCTCGTTTGGTCATTTCTaactttttttactttattcaTACTTGAGCTATTATATCAGATTCTATTTAACTTTTGGCAAATAGTATTTGgtttgaaaaacaaattgaagaggaatacaaaatttcacaaaaaaatcaagaactttgaaattgaaatcaaaattaaaaaggaattttcagaattacatagggtaagtgtgccaaatttcggcatagttgcatataagcaccgaagttctaaggcccttgacacacttacgacttaagccgagagacggcttagtggaaaaataatagaaatgtggtttaaccattatttccaccataattacactaagccgtctctcggctaatcctcatgtctgtcaaggccctaagtttgaaatgcaataccgtagactctctcaaattcgggcatttgggaccgaaatgtcatccgaaatggaaagaaattcgggcatcaaactatttgaaatgcaacgattttttgttcatttgcgcactcatattaagtttagtTACTCGTAGTTATTGTGAATTGCATTAAATCttcttaataattcaaaatcacttcaaaactaagacaaaccgtcTAAAATTTATGCATATTTGCTTAATTCGATAATcatcaaacttgaaaaacgtcaacaaacttttttgttagataaattttgttttttgattttgttttttgactcttaaaagagtcgaattagcgagagtctactgtaattttaattcgtattgatattttttgttactttcttttcgggagggttgtgtggaaccttgaaaactagtttatcatctttctgTTCTTTAAatcacattgaaaaattaataaaaatatgggcattgttttgggtagtattccggccaccttgtttgtaaccaccttttgtaacgcaacggatagaaaatttcaaaacgtcaaacggaacgagtttaattgaaaaaaaaacataaaatgaataagaaatttaggaaagcaaaagatgttgccggaataggcaacactacctcaccggacatacgctcacaaagtatatacttttttacgcgaaatacaggatccagctgggaaatttcacccgaaatttaaagatttattcactattaacacaaacagaaacaatctttaaggaaaactaatcaattttaatgaaaaacaccgaaggaaaaccttttgcacttcaccacaaatcacaagactgctagaaatacaatcgatctgtcacattttttgtaagactctttccacactgagtttttacaacgcaatttcaattcaaattacagtagacgagtatactctctcaaattcgggtatttgggaccgaaatgtcacccgaattagagataAATTCGGTCGttaaactatttgaaatgcaacgatcttTTGTTCATTTGCATAGTCACATTAAGTTTACGTActcatatttattataaatctcaagaaaatctcttaataatgcaaaatcatatcacaactaagacaaaccatggcaaatttaagcagaattgcttcattcgataatcagaATCAAACCtgtaaaatgtcaacaaactttttttcaaatttaactgctgcccgaattaaaaagtagcccgatcttaaaagagccgaattagcgagagtctactgtataacctaaaatttaacggtccttgtgttaatacatcctaaaatgaataaatattcaaaaccaaaatgaattcattgactatacgaagattacatacataattttaattaatttatttgtatggcctaaattacactcaaagtgtccgaaattagaatctggccgaaatttggcacacttcccctaaacaATATCAAAAGATAAAAAGGAATAAGCAATAACTATTTGCAAATGAAATATGAGGTCAAAACTTTATCTTTCAGCAAATCATAACTGGAAATATtgcacaaattcaaaaaatgaaCAAAGAACTGGAAGGTCAGAATTTTCTGTTTGAAACtcatggtaaaaaaaaacaaaacaaaaaaaaacacttaattttgtcaattttttttaaaaaatatatccttTCCTAAGCCAAACTGTTGCTAGTGAAGGAGGGCAAATATACGTGTGAAAAGTTGATTTTGCTGCGCAATGAGAGTGGTCCCGTTCTGCAAGGTGTCTTCTATGAAATCGACCACAAATTGCCCGCTAACGTAGAAGAAGGGCAAATCGTGAGGTGCGTGGGACGTTTTAATCACTATAATCGCTTCAACATCATGAAAATTTCGTCCACTAATTCTGCCTTCGTTGATCTCTCCAATCGCCTTCACGCAATTTCTCACTTCACCATAAACAAGGACAACAAACATTGAGATATTACTTCGCAATCTTCTTtctatttaattataatttttttattgtgaacATATTTTGTTAATCACAAAatgagttttaaaaaaaaatcattctattcaacaaaataaaattatctctAAAATAcactttggattttttttctacaggaAGATGTATTGAGtttattttgtgatattttttttcctcttaacACACCTGTTGAATATGTGTGTATGTGGCTTAGTTTGTTTGCATTTCtgcacaaaataaaacaatgaaTCATTTATTTGAAGGTGAATATCAATTGTTTTGCGACatcaaccattttttttatattctggataaatttcactgaaaatgaaattttcaaaacattagcaatatttgaaataaaaattttagtacagatGCCAGTGACTTTAACCTCCAGGGATAGTTTTTCTACCCTGTTGTTCGTaagccaagggggagatattagggtaaaaatgtgtacaccacttccagacacttccacaatttgcatGGAATAGCCCTGCGCATTTCCAAAatttcgcaacactctcgaaaatgctgcaatactttcagcacttcctgcacttcttacacttactaatcaataaaatttatttaatcctacgagaaatctaattaagaaaacattaaaaaatatctcaagatatttattattataacaaGACAGATATTCTTGTATACTTTCagtaatttaatattatctttgttttacgaaggggtatcaatatattttgaattttcctaagagatcaGTGAAGCTACATTTGGGAAatagagtctctaaaaaaatgtattgtcgttTGCAATTATTGACGCTGTGCTGGAAAGTCTGTAAGACTCCAAAAGCACAAGtaattcagcacttcagatGTATCTGCAcattttattaagcttgattctctccatggtttcaaaattctttaaaattgaaacgTTTTGCATTCTTGGGAAAGGTTTTTAATGATTGCTAATTAACTTTTGCAAcaagcttggctattttttgcaggaccttttccgttattgttgtattagagaaatttctcAGTACCATGGCACCTTCAAACACTCAATCACGATAAATAATCCGTAGCCCTACTGTGGAAAAAACAGGCATTTGCCTAATTaaagtagaagaagaagaagagaaatttctccaaaattatttttcaacattttaataatctcttcaattgttatcgaaaaattttcttccattAGGATACTTACAATATAgccatcaatattagagaccgtttaaaatggaattgatatttcgaagactaaatccctatttcgaaattttcaaagccacttttAATCATATTTATTTAGAGCAAGGACACGATCTAAATAAATCtccaaaatgtttattttttacggAAGTTCATCACttagatttattcaaa
Proteins encoded in this window:
- the LOC129801850 gene encoding uncharacterized protein LOC129801850, which encodes MNNFQNYRNFGTNSIPGKDHFAKIPQKLQNFQENVSRTENNERIKPQSFYAGISVPDGDSSNIGNGLKRKIPESLLTVKKIIRVHEVSKGDKLNEEFCYRDNLSGNSRKKGPEQTKFAPMPSLQIITGNIAQIQKMNKELEGQNFLFETHAKLLLVKEGKYTCEKLILLRNESGPVLQGVFYEIDHKLPANVEEGQIVRCVGRFNHYNRFNIMKISSTNSAFVDLSNRLHAISHFTINKDNKH
- the LOC129801851 gene encoding probable H/ACA ribonucleoprotein complex subunit 1, whose protein sequence is MSFRGRGGGRGFGGRGGGGGGGFRGGRGGGGRMFDQGPPDHVIPFGEFQYPCENDLVCKAQIENVPYFNAPIYLENKEQVGKVDEIFGNIRDYYITVKLGECMKADNFKKKQTLFIDPNKLLPLARFLPAPPGQKRGVGKPGGGRGGRGGGGARGGFGGRGRGGGGFGGRGGGGRGGGGGNRGGFGGRGGFGGRGGGGGRGGGKRW